One window from the genome of Mauremys mutica isolate MM-2020 ecotype Southern chromosome 4, ASM2049712v1, whole genome shotgun sequence encodes:
- the LOC123368346 gene encoding olfactory receptor-like protein COR8: MAEGNHSTVTQFILLGLTDRQELQIPLFMVFLVIYFLTLVGNLGMIVLIRVDPRLHTPMYFFLGNLSVVDLFYSSIFAPRMMVNFLVRSKSISYSACIAQHFSFVVFVTTEGFLLAVMAYDRYVAICNPLLYTAVMSKRVCIHLVASSYVGGLVNSLTHTCGLLRLSFCGPNVINHYFCDTNPLLKLACSDHHINEILLVTFSGIIAMSTLLIVIISYLYILFSILRIHSAKGRRKAFSTCASHLTAVTMFYGPVSLSHIQPSSSYSLEQEKISAVFYTLLIPMLNPLIYSLRNKEVKDALKRVIDWKNILS; the protein is encoded by the coding sequence ATGGCTGAGGGCAATCATAGCACGGTGACCCAGTTCATCCTCCTGGGGCTGACGGATCGTCAGGAGCTACAGATACCCCTCTTCATGGTGTTCCTAGTGATCTATTTTCTTACGCTGGTGGGGAATCTTGGAATGATTGTGTTGATCAGAGTTGATCCCCGACTCcatacccccatgtacttcttccttgGTAACCTGTCTGTTGTTGACCTCTTCTACTCCTCAATCTTCGCTCCAAGGATGATGGTGAATTTCTTAGTGAGGAGTAAAAGCATTTCTTACTCTGCCTGTATTGCCCAACACTTCTCTTTTGTTGTGTTTGTGACCACAGAAGGGTTCCTGCTGGCAGTGATGGCATATGACCGCTATGTAGCCATCTGTAACCCTCTGCTCTACACTGCTGTTATGTCTAAAAGAGTCTGTATTCATCTAGTGGCCAGCTCATATGTAGGGGGGCTCGTGAACTCACTGACCCACACGTGTGGCTTGCTGAGGTTGTCATTCTGCGGGCCCAACGTCATCAATCATTATTTTTGTGACACTAACCCATTGCTGAAGCTCGCCTGCTCTGATCACCACATCAATGAGATTTTGCTTGTAACGTTCTCTGGGATTATTGCCATGTCCACCCTCCTGATTGTTATAATCTCTTATCTGTACATCCTCTTCTCTATCCTGAGGATCCACTCTGCCAAGGGCAGgcgtaaagccttctccacctgtgcctctcatCTGACAGCTGTCACCATGTTCTATGGACCTGTCAGCTTAAGCCACATACAACCCAGTTCCAGCTACTCACTGGAACAGGAGAAAATCTCTGCTGTGTTTTATACCCTGCTGATCCCCATGTTGAACCCcctgatctacagcctgaggaacaaggaggttaAGGATGCTCTTAAGAGGGTGATAGACTGGAAAAACATTCTCAGCTAA